A window of the Sulfitobacter alexandrii genome harbors these coding sequences:
- a CDS encoding 3-oxoacid CoA-transferase subunit B has translation MKNKLSNAQIAWRAAQDIEDGSYVNLGIGFPEMIAKFQPEGRDVTYHTENGVLGFGKAPAEGEEDWDLINAGKKAVTLNPGAAFFHHADSFAMVRGGHLDLAVLGAYQVAQNGDLANWRVGSKGVPAVGGAMDLVHGARRVAVVTDHVTKDGGPKLVETCTFPLTGVGCVTRVYTSLAVIDVTDRGFVLREKLPRLDMEALQSVTGATLHTEGQVADLNVPKDLE, from the coding sequence ATGAAGAACAAGCTGTCCAACGCGCAGATCGCGTGGCGCGCCGCGCAGGACATCGAGGACGGATCATACGTCAACCTCGGTATCGGCTTTCCCGAGATGATCGCCAAGTTCCAGCCCGAGGGCCGCGACGTGACCTACCACACCGAAAACGGCGTGCTCGGCTTCGGCAAGGCGCCGGCGGAAGGCGAAGAGGACTGGGATCTCATCAATGCGGGGAAGAAGGCGGTCACGCTGAACCCCGGTGCCGCGTTCTTTCACCACGCCGACAGTTTCGCCATGGTCCGGGGCGGGCACCTCGACCTTGCCGTGCTGGGCGCCTACCAAGTCGCGCAGAACGGTGATCTGGCCAACTGGCGCGTGGGCAGCAAGGGGGTTCCGGCCGTGGGCGGCGCGATGGATCTGGTGCACGGCGCGCGCCGGGTGGCGGTCGTCACCGACCATGTGACCAAGGACGGCGGCCCCAAACTGGTGGAAACCTGCACCTTCCCGCTGACCGGCGTGGGCTGCGTGACACGCGTCTACACGTCGCTCGCGGTGATCGACGTGACCGACCGCGGCTTTGTCCTGCGCGAGAAATTGCCCCGCCTCGACATGGAAGCGCTGCAATCCGTCACGGGCGCGACCCTGCACACCGAAGGCCAGGTGGCCGACCTGAACGTACCAAAGGATCTGGAATGA
- the pcaF gene encoding 3-oxoadipyl-CoA thiolase, with the protein MNDVYICDYIRTPIGRYGGALSSVRADDLGAIPLRALADRNPDMDLSAIDEVLFGCANQAGEDNRNVARMSLLLAGYPDAVPGATINRLCGSGMDAIITAARAIRAGEADLIVAGGVESMSRAPFVMPKADAAFSRSNEVFDTTIGWRFVNRLMKSQYGVDSMPETAENVAEDFGIAREDQDAFALRSQHKAGAAMENGRLAKEIVPVSIPQRRGDPVVVSQDEHPRPDTTAEALQKLKPFVKADGTITAGNASGVNDGAAALIIASAEAAEKHGLKPIAKVLGGATAGVPPRIMGMGPAPASKKLMARLGLKQQDFSVIELNEAFASQGLATLRDLGIADDDARVNPNGGAIALGHPLGMSGARITGSAMLGLEPGQKALATMCIGVGQGIAIAVEAV; encoded by the coding sequence ATGAACGACGTCTATATCTGCGACTACATCCGCACCCCCATCGGCCGCTACGGCGGCGCACTGTCCTCCGTCCGGGCGGACGACCTCGGGGCGATCCCGCTCAGGGCGCTGGCCGACCGCAACCCCGACATGGACCTGTCGGCCATCGACGAAGTGCTTTTCGGCTGCGCCAATCAGGCGGGCGAGGACAACCGCAACGTCGCGCGCATGTCGCTGCTGCTGGCCGGCTATCCCGATGCGGTGCCGGGCGCCACGATCAACCGCCTGTGCGGGTCGGGCATGGATGCGATCATCACCGCTGCCCGCGCGATCCGCGCCGGGGAGGCGGATCTGATCGTCGCCGGTGGCGTCGAAAGCATGTCGCGCGCGCCCTTCGTGATGCCCAAGGCCGACGCCGCCTTTTCGCGCAGCAACGAGGTCTTCGACACCACCATCGGCTGGCGCTTTGTGAACAGGCTGATGAAGTCCCAGTACGGCGTCGATTCCATGCCAGAGACGGCCGAGAACGTCGCCGAAGATTTCGGCATCGCCCGCGAGGATCAGGACGCCTTTGCCCTGCGGTCACAGCACAAGGCCGGTGCCGCCATGGAAAACGGACGCCTCGCCAAAGAGATCGTCCCGGTCAGCATCCCGCAGCGCAGGGGCGACCCGGTCGTTGTGTCACAGGACGAACATCCCCGCCCCGACACCACGGCGGAAGCGCTGCAAAAGCTCAAACCCTTCGTCAAGGCGGACGGCACGATCACCGCGGGCAACGCCTCGGGTGTCAACGACGGCGCCGCCGCGCTGATCATCGCCTCCGCCGAGGCCGCCGAGAAACATGGGCTGAAACCCATTGCCAAGGTGCTGGGTGGTGCCACCGCCGGGGTGCCGCCGCGCATCATGGGCATGGGTCCGGCCCCCGCGTCGAAAAAGCTGATGGCGCGGCTCGGACTGAAGCAGCAGGATTTCTCGGTCATCGAACTGAACGAAGCCTTCGCCTCACAAGGGCTGGCCACCCTGCGCGACCTTGGCATCGCCGACGACGACGCCCGTGTGAACCCCAATGGCGGTGCCATCGCGCTCGGTCATCCCCTGGGCATGTCCGGCGCGCGGATCACCGGATCTGCGATGCTGGGTCTGGAACCGGGGCAGAAGGCGCTGGCGACCATGTGCATCGGCGTCGGACAGGGCATCGCCATCGCTGTGGAGGCGGTGTAA